A genomic window from Streptomyces mirabilis includes:
- a CDS encoding amino acid permease, producing the protein MTTTAPSDVRPDPPESSGDRSLAEFGYRQELHRSLGRYASFAAGFSFISVLTTVFQFFAFGYAFGGPVFFWTWPAVLVGQLAVAACFAELAARYPISGAIYQWSSRLSNLSFGWFAGWIMVIGQIVVVAAAALALQMVLPAIWSGFQLVGSDPAPTSPDGAANAAVLGVILLVLTTLVNVIDNRVMSVINRIGVTAEIIGAVLIIVLLLTHSERSPGITFHAGQGSTGLFGALMVGSFMAAYVMIGFDSAGEMSEETHHPRRTAPRTILTALGAAGLLGGLIVLGGLLAAPSLTDGRLGVDGLSYVLTSSLGDGVGRALLADVVVAIAVATLAIQTAACRMLFSMARDHQLPFSGRLSKVNPRTGMPSAPALVVGVLAAALLLLNFASPDAFLAIGTTCIVMLYLAYAMVTGPLLVRRLRGQFTADGTDERGAPLFSLGRWGVPVNVIGLVYGLFMTVNLAWPRAAVYDPAGGHWYFQWFTVLFLGLTLVAGAAYRAYRARTPVGETPEVVPASYA; encoded by the coding sequence GTGACCACCACCGCCCCCTCCGACGTACGCCCCGACCCTCCGGAGTCCTCCGGCGACCGATCCCTGGCCGAGTTCGGCTACCGCCAGGAGCTGCACCGCAGCCTCGGCCGGTACGCCTCGTTCGCCGCAGGGTTCTCCTTCATCTCCGTCCTGACGACCGTCTTCCAGTTCTTCGCCTTCGGGTACGCGTTCGGCGGCCCCGTCTTCTTCTGGACCTGGCCGGCCGTGCTCGTGGGCCAGTTGGCGGTCGCCGCCTGCTTCGCGGAGCTGGCCGCGCGCTATCCGATCTCGGGCGCCATCTACCAGTGGTCCTCGCGTCTGTCGAACCTCTCCTTCGGCTGGTTCGCCGGCTGGATCATGGTGATCGGGCAGATCGTGGTGGTTGCGGCGGCGGCGCTCGCGCTGCAGATGGTGCTGCCCGCGATCTGGTCCGGCTTCCAGCTGGTCGGCAGCGATCCGGCTCCCACCAGCCCCGACGGAGCGGCCAACGCGGCGGTCCTCGGCGTGATCCTCCTCGTGCTGACCACCCTGGTGAACGTCATCGACAACCGCGTGATGTCGGTGATCAACCGGATCGGTGTCACCGCCGAGATCATCGGCGCCGTCCTGATCATCGTGCTCCTGCTCACCCACTCCGAGCGCTCTCCCGGCATCACCTTCCACGCCGGCCAGGGCAGCACCGGCCTGTTCGGGGCGCTGATGGTGGGCTCGTTCATGGCCGCGTACGTCATGATCGGCTTCGACAGCGCCGGGGAGATGAGCGAGGAGACCCACCACCCGCGCCGCACCGCGCCCCGCACGATCCTCACCGCGCTAGGCGCCGCGGGTCTGCTCGGCGGACTGATCGTGCTCGGCGGACTGCTCGCCGCGCCCAGCCTCACCGACGGCCGTCTCGGCGTCGACGGTCTGAGCTACGTCCTGACCAGCAGCCTCGGCGACGGGGTCGGCCGCGCGCTGCTCGCCGACGTCGTGGTGGCCATCGCGGTGGCGACCCTGGCGATCCAGACCGCTGCCTGCCGCATGCTCTTCTCGATGGCCCGCGACCACCAGCTCCCCTTCTCCGGCCGCCTCTCCAAGGTCAACCCGCGCACCGGCATGCCGAGCGCTCCCGCCCTGGTCGTCGGCGTCCTCGCCGCCGCTCTGCTGCTGCTCAACTTCGCCTCCCCCGACGCCTTCCTGGCGATCGGCACCACCTGCATCGTGATGCTGTACCTGGCCTACGCGATGGTGACCGGGCCACTGCTGGTCCGTCGGCTGCGCGGGCAGTTCACCGCCGACGGCACCGACGAGAGGGGCGCCCCGCTCTTCTCGCTGGGCCGCTGGGGCGTCCCCGTCAACGTGATCGGCCTCGTCTACGGCCTCTTCATGACCGTCAACCTCGCCTGGCCGCGCGCGGCGGTGTACGACCCGGCCGGGGGACACTGGTACTTCCAGTGGTTCACGGTGCTGTTCCTGGGCCTGACGCTGGTCGCCGGCGCCGCCTACCGGGCCTACCGGGCGCGGACACCGGTGGGCGAGACTCCCGAGGTGGTCCCGGCCTCGTACGCCTGA
- a CDS encoding ABC transporter permease, producing the protein MSTAVSQTWYMTQRQLMVFARQPAYAIITLIQPVIWLFLFGSLFKKVVELGGFGTTSYLDYLVPGVVVMSALSSNMWAGMGTLDEIQRGTLNRFLTTPVSRAALMNGNVVNNGLITALQSVIIVLLGLLGGADYPDGIGGIAILIAASVLLGTIFGALSNALGMLVRERESIIGINTFLLLPLTFLSSAFMAPSQMPGWMRHIADFNPLNWAMVAGRSAMSEHPDWGVVVGRSGALLALAVAAVWLSIRTFRSYQRSV; encoded by the coding sequence ATGAGCACCGCCGTCTCCCAGACCTGGTACATGACCCAGCGTCAGCTGATGGTGTTCGCACGGCAGCCCGCCTACGCGATCATCACCCTGATCCAGCCGGTGATCTGGCTGTTCCTGTTCGGCAGCCTCTTCAAGAAGGTCGTCGAACTCGGAGGCTTCGGCACCACCTCGTATCTGGACTACCTCGTCCCGGGCGTGGTCGTGATGAGCGCGCTCAGCTCCAACATGTGGGCGGGCATGGGCACGCTCGACGAGATCCAGCGCGGCACGCTCAACCGCTTCCTGACCACGCCCGTCAGCCGGGCCGCCCTGATGAACGGCAACGTCGTCAACAACGGCCTGATCACCGCGCTGCAGTCGGTCATCATCGTGCTGCTCGGCCTGCTGGGCGGCGCGGACTACCCGGACGGCATCGGCGGCATCGCGATCCTGATCGCCGCCTCGGTCCTGCTCGGCACGATCTTCGGAGCGCTGTCCAACGCGCTGGGCATGCTGGTCCGGGAGCGGGAGTCGATCATCGGCATCAACACGTTCCTGCTGCTGCCGCTGACCTTCCTCTCCTCGGCCTTCATGGCCCCGTCCCAGATGCCCGGCTGGATGCGGCACATCGCCGACTTCAATCCGCTCAACTGGGCCATGGTGGCGGGGCGTTCGGCGATGTCCGAGCACCCCGACTGGGGTGTCGTGGTCGGCCGCTCGGGCGCGCTGCTCGCACTGGCCGTGGCGGCGGTGTGGCTGTCGATCCGTACGTTCAGGTCCTACCAGCGTTCCGTGTGA
- a CDS encoding DUF742 domain-containing protein, whose amino-acid sequence MTPPQRRRRYPKEEFTEPPRERPPQEGEEDGEEEDPKNPGRLYLLTGGGEAGERADLDLVTLIVARADAPTPTTQPEQSALLRLCQAPLSVAELSAYLNLPFSVVTVLLTELLAAELVQARAPIVRSALPDRSLLEAVMHGLQKL is encoded by the coding sequence ATGACTCCTCCGCAACGCCGACGGCGATACCCCAAGGAAGAGTTCACCGAGCCTCCCCGGGAGCGGCCTCCCCAAGAGGGTGAGGAAGACGGTGAGGAAGAGGACCCCAAGAATCCCGGGCGCCTGTATCTGCTCACCGGTGGGGGCGAGGCGGGCGAGCGGGCCGACCTGGACCTGGTCACCTTGATCGTGGCGCGCGCCGACGCGCCGACACCCACCACCCAGCCGGAGCAGTCGGCGCTGCTCCGGCTCTGCCAGGCCCCTCTGTCCGTGGCCGAGCTCTCGGCCTATCTCAATCTGCCGTTCAGCGTGGTGACCGTCCTGCTCACCGAGCTGCTGGCGGCCGAACTGGTACAGGCACGCGCCCCGATCGTTCGCTCGGCGCTCCCCGACCGTTCCCTCCTCGAAGCGGTGATGCATGGACTTCAAAAGCTCTGA
- a CDS encoding PadR family transcriptional regulator — MATKRRKLSNPLALAVMVLLTEKPMHPYEIAQTLRRRGKDTSLKINYGSLYTVVQNLEKHGFVEVAEVQRQGNRPERTLYGITDAGRAEATEWLSDLLAVPAEEYPIFEAALSLMGVLHPDEVARLLGERLTMLEVRAASLRGGLEKLYETLPRLFLIESEFKLHMIEAEAAWVRGFLAEVTAGTFPGVKEWRSFSETGEIPEEYQQLEAGEAERP; from the coding sequence ATGGCGACGAAACGCCGGAAGCTGAGCAATCCGCTGGCGCTCGCGGTCATGGTGCTGCTCACCGAGAAGCCGATGCATCCGTACGAGATCGCCCAGACCCTGCGCCGACGGGGCAAGGACACCAGCCTGAAGATCAACTACGGCTCGCTCTACACCGTCGTGCAGAACCTGGAGAAGCACGGCTTCGTCGAGGTCGCGGAGGTGCAGCGACAGGGCAACCGCCCCGAGCGCACGCTGTACGGCATCACGGACGCCGGACGTGCGGAGGCCACGGAGTGGCTGTCGGACCTGCTCGCCGTCCCGGCGGAGGAGTATCCGATCTTCGAGGCCGCGCTCTCGCTGATGGGCGTGCTCCATCCCGACGAGGTGGCACGCCTGTTGGGGGAGCGGCTCACCATGCTGGAGGTGCGGGCCGCGAGTCTGCGCGGCGGCCTGGAGAAGCTGTACGAGACGCTGCCCCGGCTCTTCCTGATCGAGTCCGAGTTCAAGCTGCACATGATCGAGGCGGAGGCCGCATGGGTCCGCGGCTTCCTGGCGGAGGTCACGGCGGGCACGTTTCCGGGCGTCAAGGAGTGGCGGTCCTTCAGCGAGACGGGGGAGATCCCCGAGGAGTACCAGCAGTTGGAAGCCGGTGAGGCCGAAAGGCCGTAG
- a CDS encoding betaine/proline/choline family ABC transporter ATP-binding protein: MSSRLEAEHLYKVFGRRPDAAVERLRQGADREELRADGTTAAVIDASFTVEPGQIFVVMGLSGSGKSTLLRMLNGLLEPTAGQVRFDGQDLTALSARALREVRSKKISMVFQHFALFPHRSVLENAAYGLEVQGVPSPERRERATRALELAGLAGWEKSWPDELSGGMQQRVGLARALATDADLLLMDESFSALDPLIRRDMQDQLIELQKKLKKTIVFITHDLNEAMRLGDRIAVMRDGRIVQTGTAEDILVRPANDYVASFTQDVDRSRVLTAGAVMDTDVRGDEADCDCESATPDTPFVDLCAISARLTHPVAVLDERRALVGVVHRQRLVAFLGDEQATPARCASPRDEAVTAGA, encoded by the coding sequence GTGTCATCCAGGCTTGAGGCCGAGCATTTGTACAAGGTGTTCGGGAGACGACCCGACGCCGCGGTGGAGCGGCTCCGCCAGGGAGCCGACCGTGAGGAACTGCGCGCCGACGGCACGACCGCCGCGGTGATCGACGCGTCCTTCACGGTGGAACCCGGCCAGATCTTCGTCGTCATGGGCCTGTCCGGATCCGGCAAGTCCACCCTCCTGCGCATGCTCAACGGACTCCTGGAGCCCACCGCGGGCCAGGTGCGATTCGACGGCCAGGACCTGACCGCGCTCAGCGCCCGCGCGCTGCGCGAGGTCCGGTCGAAGAAGATCAGCATGGTCTTCCAGCACTTCGCGCTCTTCCCGCACCGCAGCGTCCTGGAGAACGCGGCCTACGGCCTTGAGGTCCAGGGCGTGCCGAGCCCCGAGCGCAGGGAACGCGCCACCAGGGCCCTGGAGCTGGCCGGGCTCGCCGGCTGGGAGAAGTCCTGGCCCGACGAGCTGTCCGGCGGTATGCAGCAGCGCGTCGGCCTCGCCCGCGCGCTCGCCACCGACGCCGATCTGCTGCTGATGGACGAGTCGTTCAGCGCGCTGGACCCGCTGATCCGGCGTGACATGCAGGACCAGCTGATCGAGCTTCAGAAGAAGCTCAAGAAGACCATCGTCTTCATCACCCACGACCTCAACGAGGCGATGCGCCTCGGCGACCGGATCGCCGTCATGCGCGACGGACGCATCGTCCAGACCGGCACCGCCGAGGACATCCTCGTGCGTCCCGCGAACGACTACGTCGCCTCCTTCACCCAGGACGTCGACCGCTCCCGGGTTCTGACCGCCGGGGCCGTCATGGACACCGACGTGCGCGGCGACGAGGCGGACTGCGACTGCGAGAGCGCCACGCCCGACACCCCCTTCGTGGACCTCTGCGCGATCAGCGCCCGCCTCACGCACCCGGTGGCGGTGCTCGACGAGCGGCGCGCCCTCGTGGGCGTCGTCCACCGGCAGCGCCTCGTCGCCTTCCTCGGCGACGAGCAGGCGACCCCCGCACGCTGTGCCAGTCCTCGGGACGAGGCGGTGACGGCCGGTGCCTAG
- a CDS encoding ATP-binding cassette domain-containing protein, whose translation MSSTRAPAVEARQLIKTYPGDVTALSGMDVTVETGTVFGLLGPNGAGKSTTVKILTTLARPDSGTATVAGHDVLRHPDRVRRAIGVVAQNSGADPVATGRENLQLQGRLYGLKGAGLNRRVDELLDRFTLADAARRPVKGYSGGMRRRLDVALGLVHRPEVLFLDEPTTGLDPEARTAMWDEIARLAGDEGLTILLTTHYLEEADRLAERIAIVDRGRVVVEGTPDALKGELRGDAVHVELREALGDTGRTLLNGALTGLPGVHEALFDGRRVSVRADDGAAAMPALLGVLERAGVGVAAATVARPSLDDVYLRYAGRRYAEAEAEGAENLVLAGGVR comes from the coding sequence ATGAGCAGTACCCGTGCGCCCGCGGTCGAGGCGCGTCAGCTGATCAAGACCTATCCGGGTGACGTCACCGCGCTCAGCGGCATGGACGTCACCGTCGAGACCGGCACCGTCTTCGGCCTGCTCGGCCCGAACGGCGCCGGCAAGTCCACCACCGTCAAGATCCTCACCACCCTGGCCCGTCCCGACTCGGGCACCGCCACCGTGGCCGGGCACGACGTGCTGCGCCACCCGGACCGGGTGCGCCGCGCGATCGGCGTCGTCGCCCAGAACTCCGGCGCCGATCCGGTGGCCACCGGCCGGGAGAACCTCCAACTCCAGGGCAGGCTCTACGGCTTGAAGGGTGCGGGCCTCAACCGCCGGGTGGACGAACTGCTCGACCGCTTCACGCTCGCCGACGCGGCGCGGCGCCCGGTCAAGGGCTACTCGGGCGGCATGCGGCGCCGGCTCGACGTGGCGCTCGGTCTCGTCCACCGCCCCGAGGTGCTCTTCCTCGACGAGCCCACCACCGGACTCGACCCCGAGGCGCGCACCGCGATGTGGGACGAGATCGCCCGCCTCGCCGGCGACGAGGGGCTGACCATCCTGCTCACCACGCACTACCTGGAGGAGGCCGACCGGCTCGCCGAGCGCATCGCGATCGTCGACCGCGGGCGTGTCGTGGTCGAGGGCACCCCGGACGCCCTGAAGGGCGAACTCCGCGGTGACGCCGTCCACGTGGAACTGCGCGAAGCCCTGGGAGACACCGGTCGTACGCTGCTGAACGGCGCCCTCACCGGGCTGCCGGGCGTGCACGAGGCGCTGTTCGACGGCCGCCGTGTCAGTGTCCGCGCCGATGACGGGGCCGCCGCGATGCCCGCCCTGCTCGGGGTGCTGGAGCGGGCCGGGGTCGGGGTCGCCGCCGCGACCGTCGCCCGCCCCTCGCTCGACGACGTCTACCTCCGCTACGCGGGCCGCCGTTACGCGGAGGCGGAAGCGGAAGGCGCCGAGAACCTCGTCCTCGCCGGAGGTGTCCGATGA
- a CDS encoding GTP-binding protein, giving the protein MDFKSSETITGPRAEDHLPHTAQAAVKIVIVGGFGVGKTTMVGAVSEIKPLTTEETMTQAGIGIDDNYGSETKTATTVAMDFGRISITERLVLYLFGTPGQERFWFLWNGLFEGALGAVVLIDTRRLEVSFDVIGRLEERGVPFVVAMNTFPDAPSYPIEDLRAALDLSEDIPIVQCDARRRASSRDVLMTLMHFLYSLTMSQAHT; this is encoded by the coding sequence ATGGACTTCAAAAGCTCTGAGACGATCACCGGCCCGCGCGCCGAGGACCATCTGCCGCACACGGCGCAGGCCGCCGTGAAAATCGTGATCGTGGGCGGGTTCGGAGTCGGCAAGACGACCATGGTGGGTGCCGTCAGCGAGATCAAACCGCTGACCACCGAGGAGACCATGACGCAGGCCGGCATCGGCATCGACGACAACTACGGCTCGGAGACCAAGACCGCGACCACCGTCGCCATGGACTTCGGCCGCATCAGCATCACGGAACGGCTGGTGCTCTACCTCTTCGGCACCCCCGGCCAGGAGCGCTTCTGGTTCCTGTGGAACGGCCTGTTCGAAGGCGCGCTCGGCGCGGTCGTACTGATCGACACCCGCCGGCTGGAAGTCAGCTTCGACGTGATCGGCCGTCTGGAGGAGCGCGGTGTTCCCTTCGTCGTCGCGATGAACACCTTCCCGGACGCGCCCAGCTATCCCATCGAGGACCTGCGCGCCGCGCTCGACCTGTCCGAGGACATCCCGATCGTGCAGTGCGACGCGCGCCGCCGGGCCTCCAGCCGGGACGTCCTGATGACGCTGATGCACTTCCTGTACTCGCTCACGATGAGCCAGGCACACACCTGA
- a CDS encoding siderophore-interacting protein, producing the protein MAERPARRSRKPHSAHVVRTERLTPHMQRVVLGGEGLTEFTAGTSTDHYVKLLFAPEGVTYPEPFDMERIREELPREQWPVTRTYTVRAWDPELRQLTLDFVVHGDEGLAGPWAAHVQPGEVVRFMGPGGAYAPDASADWHLLAGDESALPAISAALEALPEGAVARAFVEISGREEEQKIDSDVEVVWLHRGDRPLGEALVEAVRALDFPAGRVQAFVHGEAGFVKELRRLLRVEREIPREDLSISGYWRLGHNEDGWQASKRDWNAQVEAEQEATASAAS; encoded by the coding sequence ATGGCAGAGCGTCCGGCACGCAGGTCCAGGAAGCCCCACTCCGCGCACGTCGTGCGGACCGAGCGGTTGACCCCCCACATGCAGCGTGTCGTGCTGGGCGGCGAGGGCCTCACCGAGTTCACCGCGGGCACCAGCACCGACCACTATGTGAAGTTGCTGTTCGCCCCGGAGGGTGTCACCTACCCCGAGCCCTTCGACATGGAGCGGATCCGCGAGGAACTCCCGCGCGAGCAGTGGCCGGTGACCCGGACCTACACCGTGCGTGCCTGGGACCCCGAACTGCGCCAGCTGACGCTCGACTTCGTGGTGCACGGCGACGAGGGCCTGGCCGGGCCGTGGGCGGCGCACGTCCAGCCGGGCGAGGTCGTACGGTTCATGGGTCCGGGTGGCGCCTACGCGCCCGACGCGAGCGCCGACTGGCATCTGCTCGCCGGTGACGAGAGCGCGCTGCCCGCGATCAGCGCCGCCCTGGAGGCCCTGCCGGAGGGCGCCGTGGCCCGCGCCTTCGTGGAGATCTCCGGGCGTGAGGAGGAGCAGAAGATCGACTCCGACGTGGAGGTCGTCTGGCTGCACCGCGGGGACCGGCCGCTCGGCGAGGCCCTGGTGGAGGCCGTCCGCGCCCTCGACTTCCCGGCGGGCCGGGTGCAGGCGTTCGTGCACGGCGAGGCGGGCTTCGTGAAGGAGCTGCGCCGGCTGCTGCGGGTCGAGCGTGAGATCCCGCGCGAGGACCTGTCGATCTCCGGCTACTGGCGCCTTGGGCACAACGAGGACGGCTGGCAGGCCTCCAAGCGGGACTGGAACGCGCAGGTGGAGGCGGAGCAGGAGGCGACCGCGTCGGCCGCCTCCTGA
- a CDS encoding 5'-3' exonuclease, with protein sequence MRGVTRRLMLLDTASLYFRAYFGVPDSVKAPDGTPVNAVRGLLDFVDRLVRDHRPDDLVACMDADWRPQWRVDLIPSYKAHRVAVETEAGRPDEEEVPDTLSPQVPVIEEVLDALGIARVGVEGYEADDVIGTFTGRADGPVDIVTGDRDLYQLVDDKRGVRVLYPLKGVGTLQLTDESWLREKYGVGASGYADLALLRGDPSDGLPGVPGIGEKTAAKLLDQFGDLAGIMAAVDDPKAKLTPSQRKRLAESRPYVAVAPKVVRVAGDVPLPDVDTALPHAPRDPAALEGLAARWGLGGSLQRLLTTLGE encoded by the coding sequence ATGCGAGGCGTGACCAGACGCCTGATGCTGCTCGACACCGCTTCCCTGTACTTCCGGGCCTACTTCGGGGTCCCCGACTCGGTGAAGGCCCCGGACGGCACGCCCGTGAACGCCGTGCGCGGGCTGCTCGACTTCGTCGACCGGCTGGTCAGGGACCACCGTCCCGACGATCTGGTGGCCTGCATGGACGCGGACTGGCGCCCGCAGTGGCGGGTCGACCTGATCCCCTCGTACAAGGCGCATCGCGTCGCTGTGGAGACCGAGGCCGGCCGGCCGGACGAGGAGGAGGTGCCGGACACGCTCTCCCCGCAGGTGCCGGTCATCGAGGAGGTCCTCGACGCGCTGGGCATCGCCCGCGTGGGGGTCGAGGGGTACGAGGCGGACGATGTGATCGGCACCTTCACCGGGCGCGCCGACGGCCCGGTCGACATCGTCACCGGCGACCGCGACCTCTACCAACTGGTCGACGACAAGCGGGGGGTGCGCGTCCTGTATCCCCTCAAGGGCGTGGGCACGCTCCAGCTCACCGACGAGAGCTGGCTGCGCGAGAAGTACGGGGTCGGCGCTTCCGGATACGCGGATCTCGCGTTGCTGCGCGGCGACCCGAGCGACGGTCTGCCGGGGGTGCCGGGGATCGGTGAGAAGACGGCGGCCAAGCTGCTCGACCAGTTCGGCGACCTGGCCGGAATCATGGCGGCGGTCGACGATCCCAAGGCGAAGCTGACACCTTCTCAGCGCAAGCGGCTCGCCGAGTCGCGGCCGTACGTCGCGGTCGCGCCCAAGGTCGTACGGGTCGCCGGTGACGTTCCCCTGCCGGACGTCGACACGGCGTTGCCGCACGCGCCGCGCGACCCGGCCGCGCTGGAGGGACTGGCCGCGCGCTGGGGCCTGGGCGGGTCGCTGCAGCGGTTGCTCACCACGCTCGGCGAGTGA
- a CDS encoding RluA family pseudouridine synthase, with product MRRRPRIPPSPLPQREGVDPVRIRLPRDGGWATVREHLVERLAAEAGVIDGMFGDGLIVGADGRPVAPDAAYEPGMFVWFHRELPDEEPVPFALDVLYRDEHIVVADKPHFLATTPRGGHVAETALARLRRELGLPAIGAAHRLDRLTAGLVLFTVRPEERGAYQTLFRDRRVRKEYEAVAPYDTGLALPRTLTSRIVKERGVLAAREVAGEPNALTEVELTDHRDGLGRYRLLPHTGQTHQLRVHMNALGVPILGDPLYPVVTGPVPAGDFRRPLQLLARVLEFTDPVTGRAHRFVSGRALRAWSSYDEWAQGA from the coding sequence GTGAGACGCAGACCCCGGATCCCGCCCTCCCCCCTGCCGCAGCGCGAGGGAGTCGACCCCGTGCGGATCAGGCTGCCGCGGGACGGGGGGTGGGCCACCGTGCGGGAGCATCTGGTGGAGCGGCTCGCGGCCGAGGCCGGGGTGATCGACGGGATGTTCGGGGACGGGCTGATCGTCGGCGCCGACGGGCGTCCGGTGGCGCCCGACGCGGCGTACGAGCCGGGGATGTTCGTGTGGTTCCACCGGGAGCTGCCCGACGAGGAACCGGTGCCGTTCGCCCTCGACGTGCTGTACCGCGACGAGCACATCGTCGTCGCCGACAAGCCGCACTTCCTCGCCACCACCCCGCGCGGGGGCCATGTCGCCGAGACCGCGCTGGCCCGGCTGCGGCGGGAGCTCGGCCTGCCGGCGATCGGCGCCGCGCACCGGCTGGACCGCCTCACCGCCGGGCTGGTGCTGTTCACCGTGCGGCCCGAGGAGCGCGGCGCCTACCAGACGCTGTTCCGCGACCGGCGGGTCCGCAAGGAGTACGAGGCGGTGGCCCCGTACGACACGGGGCTCGCGCTGCCCCGGACCCTCACCAGCCGGATCGTGAAGGAGCGCGGGGTGCTGGCCGCGCGCGAGGTGGCGGGCGAGCCGAACGCCCTCACGGAGGTCGAACTCACCGACCACCGCGACGGACTGGGGCGCTACCGCCTGCTGCCGCACACCGGGCAGACCCATCAACTGCGGGTGCACATGAACGCGTTGGGCGTGCCGATCCTCGGCGATCCGCTCTACCCGGTGGTGACCGGCCCCGTGCCGGCCGGTGACTTCCGGCGTCCGCTCCAACTGCTCGCGCGGGTACTGGAGTTCACCGATCCGGTCACGGGACGCGCGCACCGGTTCGTCAGTGGGCGAGCACTGCGGGCCTGGTCCTCGTACGACGAGTGGGCCCAGGGGGCGTGA
- a CDS encoding cytochrome P450, protein MTSESHFPAGTDDRTLAPPPGCPAHGLGPGGLHRLYGPEADDLGDLYEKLRQEHGAVAPVLLHNDVPIWVVLGHAENLHLVSTPTHFSRDSRLWKAVQDGTAGPDHPLAPHIAWQPICSHAEGDEHLRLRGAVIGAMSTINHRTIRRHINRATQLLVNRFCEKGRADLVSQFAEHLPMAVLCEILGMPDEYDDRLVQATRDLLRGTETAIASNEYVMNILIRHTARRRVETTGDFTSVLINHPAQLTDDEVSQHLRLVLLAAYEATANLLANVLRVVLTDPRFRAQLNGGQMTVPQAVEQSLWDEPPFSAVLGYFAKQDTELGGREIRRGDGLILGIAPGNIDPKVRPDLKANMMGNRAHLAFGGGPHECPGQDIGRAIADVGVEALLIRLPDVELEGDEDELRWRSSMSSRHLVELPVYFAPQAPQDVEDVPSMNPVPRQRPSLEVTTDEPAAAPAPAPVASPVLPATPEPVRGLGAWQRFLRWWRGY, encoded by the coding sequence GTGACGTCTGAATCCCACTTCCCGGCCGGTACGGACGACCGTACGCTCGCCCCGCCGCCCGGCTGCCCCGCCCACGGCCTCGGTCCCGGCGGGCTGCACCGGCTGTACGGCCCCGAGGCGGACGACCTGGGAGACCTGTACGAGAAACTCCGTCAGGAGCACGGTGCGGTCGCCCCCGTCCTGCTCCACAACGACGTGCCGATCTGGGTGGTGCTCGGCCACGCCGAGAACCTGCACCTGGTGAGCACCCCCACACACTTCTCCCGGGACAGCCGGCTGTGGAAGGCCGTCCAGGACGGCACGGCCGGCCCCGACCACCCCCTCGCGCCGCACATCGCCTGGCAGCCCATCTGTTCGCACGCCGAGGGCGACGAACACCTGCGGCTGCGCGGCGCGGTCATCGGTGCCATGTCGACCATCAACCACCGCACCATCCGGCGGCACATCAACCGCGCGACCCAGCTGCTCGTCAACCGGTTCTGCGAGAAGGGCCGGGCCGACCTGGTCAGCCAGTTCGCGGAGCACCTGCCGATGGCCGTGCTGTGCGAGATCCTCGGCATGCCCGACGAGTACGACGACCGGCTGGTGCAGGCGACCCGCGACCTGCTCAGGGGCACCGAGACCGCGATCGCCAGCAACGAGTACGTCATGAACATCCTGATCAGGCACACCGCCCGGCGCCGGGTCGAGACCACCGGGGACTTCACCAGCGTCCTGATCAACCACCCGGCCCAGCTCACCGACGACGAGGTCTCCCAGCATCTGCGCCTGGTGCTGCTCGCCGCGTACGAGGCCACGGCCAACCTGCTCGCCAACGTGCTGCGCGTGGTGCTCACTGACCCGCGCTTCCGTGCCCAGCTGAACGGCGGGCAGATGACGGTGCCCCAGGCGGTCGAGCAGTCCCTGTGGGACGAGCCGCCGTTCAGCGCGGTCCTCGGCTATTTCGCCAAGCAGGACACGGAGTTGGGCGGCCGGGAGATCCGCCGGGGCGACGGTCTGATCCTGGGGATCGCGCCGGGCAACATCGACCCCAAGGTGCGTCCCGACCTCAAGGCCAACATGATGGGCAACCGCGCCCACCTCGCCTTCGGCGGCGGCCCCCACGAGTGCCCGGGCCAGGACATCGGTCGTGCCATCGCGGACGTCGGGGTCGAGGCACTGCTGATCCGGCTGCCCGACGTCGAACTCGAGGGCGACGAGGACGAGTTGCGCTGGCGCTCGTCGATGTCCTCGCGCCACCTGGTGGAGCTTCCGGTGTACTTCGCGCCGCAGGCGCCCCAGGACGTCGAGGACGTGCCCTCCATGAATCCCGTGCCGCGGCAGCGGCCGAGCCTGGAGGTCACGACGGACGAGCCGGCCGCGGCGCCCGCCCCGGCACCCGTGGCATCGCCCGTCCTGCCGGCGACACCGGAACCCGTGCGCGGGCTCGGCGCCTGGCAGCGCTTCCTGCGCTGGTGGCGGGGCTACTGA